The Triticum urartu cultivar G1812 chromosome 5, Tu2.1, whole genome shotgun sequence genome contains the following window.
TCGAAAACTGAAATTTCATGTTGATTTTAACATTTCATAATTTTAGATGTACATGTTATAGCAGTGTCTAAAAAgaaagagatcaacagcaaggctCAAATGGAAACATTGTGGAATAATTTCCTGTTTTGTTGATTTTAATTTTCTTGCTAATATCAAATCGTTGAAGTTTATTTCCACATTTATGGTTCAAATCGATGTGAAAAACTATTTTTTAGACACATTTTTATGCGAAAACAAGTTCTTgtcttgattttttttcttgtgTTGACAGATTGCTGAGAAAATGCAAAGgaagaaaagagaacaaaaacAGAAACCAGAGCAAGCCAAAACTAGCCAAAATTTAAGAACTAGTAAAAGAGAATGGCAAAACCAACACAGAGCAAAACTCCTACTGCTATGGTTGAGGATTAGATTATTTTCTAATTCTAAGTTCAGGTTGATGTGAAAACAAGTTGCTCACAACATTTTTAATGTTCCACCATTACATCTCTAAAGGTTTGGTTACAGACATCATAAAACGGAAAGCACTCATCATGCCACAACCCTCTACTCAGTTGAGAACGGGAAGGATTAGAAATTAGTTAGTTCGAGGCTAAGTTTGTGACTGTTGAAATGCTAAATCATCTTACAATTTGATGCGGAAAATACCTATAAAAAGGCTAAGTTTTTGATTGCTAAACTATGGATTTTTCAAATTTAGTGAGGAAAAACAGCcatgaaatatgcaaaattaaGCTATTCCATACATTTAAATAGGCAAAAATAATTCGGTGAATGGAACTGCCAAAATCTACGACGATGCCAAGCTAGTCTATTCTTTAATAGCATAGTTTTTTAACCAGGCAGAAGACATGTTATTCTCATTAATTAGGAAGAGATTGAGAATTGCCTGCTTAATTAACGTGAAACTGGGTTAAAATCGATACAACCTAACCCACATAACATGAGCACGAGCGACCAACCTGACCGCTGACAAGGAGACCACGGAGGATGGTTACAACAGAATATTAGAGAGGTATACATCTCCACGTGACTTTAACACTGAACCTGCTGTTGGATGGGGGAAGATTTGTATAGGATCTGTCCTTAGGTGAGATCAATGAGATCCATCATTTTGAAGTAAAAAACATGTTAAAAAATGCTTTAAAAAATTGGAGAGATACATCCATGTTTTATGTACAAGCTCAAAAAGTTTCAGCTCCTAATTCGAACTACACTTAGAGAATAGTTCTAGACATGCTAGGGATCAAATCCTCGTGCTTTGGCCATCACGGTACCTCTGCATCGTTCACCAGATGAGACAAAACGATCTCTGCTTTGTTTCCTTCTTGCAGAACCGTGGCAAGTACATTGCTTCCATGCGCGCACGTACGATTCCTTCGACCTCACGCAGCTGCGATTGACATACCAATATACACAATGGTCAATTCAGTCATCCATGACCAGCTCAACACCAGTGTTCTGGTGTGGAGTTCGGCATAAGGCATTTCAACGGTCAGATATGGCTGGACGTAATGAGCTAGCTCCAAAAGTTTGGAGACGTTCATTTTTCTTCTTCAAAACAGGAAGTATCTGAAAGAGGAAGTCCACAGAGGAGAGCTGCCGGTCTCACTGGGCTGGCGTGCGCGTAGCACCTTCGAAGAGGCTCTTCGCAGCCAGTACAACTAGCAGCAACTATATAAGGCAGCACCAACGGATCCTGATCTATCACGTTCGACAAGCTCATCTACCAATCCAGCAAACTAAAACCCACTTCCCCAAAATGGCGTCCCAGCTTGTCGAGAGCCACCGCGCTGGTGCCGAGGTCCACAAGGGGAACGATATCTGCAAGAAGAAGACGGTCGAGCTTCTCGAAGAGCTCGGCCTCCCGAAAGGCCTCTTTCCTATGGATGACATCGAGGAGGTCGGGCACAACTGTGAGAGTGGGTTCGTGTGGATACttcagaagaagaagaaagagcaCACGTTCAACAAGCTCAACCAGACCGTCTCCTACGACACTGAGGTGACCGCTTTTGTGGAAAAGGGCAAGATGAAGAAGGTCACCGGGGTCAAGATCGAGGACCTGTCTTTGGTCGAGGTCTATGTGGATGAGTCTTCTGCTGATAAGGTTACCATCAAGACCGACACCGGTCTGTCTGACACCCATGATGCGGCCGTGTTCGCTCTCGGAGAATAGGGAGCTACTAGTTAAAAAGGCGAGAAGAATAAAGTCAGTGAATGGTTCGGCACTATGGTTCACATGTTATGCAGAAGTATATCTTTCCGTTTTCTATGTAATCTAATAAAAGGCTGCTGCACGAATGTTGCTTCCTTTCAGCCCATAGTGTTCACCAAATGAATGAATAACACTTATACCCCCACCTATATCCCACATCGACCACTCTCAACTTCCCACTGTTGATCTATctttgtgtgtgagagagaatAAGGGCCTTAATTAAGCAAAGGCTGTAAAATACttcctccatcccataatataagatcaTTTTCCAAGCTGTTTTAGCTTGTAAAACGATCTTCTATtgtgggatggagggagtacaacaTTAACTATGACATGCACAAAAGAATTCAAATTTTGATTCTCGGTATCTCGATTTTCATGTGTTGATTTTAACATTTCATAATTGTAGATGTATGTTGTGTCAGTGTCTCAAACAAACAAGGAGAGCGACAGCGAGGCTGGGATGGAAACATTGTGGAATAATTCCTGTTTTGCTGATTTTATTTTTCTCGCTAAAATCAGATAATCGGAGATTATTTCCAGATTCAAGGTTAAGATCGATGTTAAAAACATTTTTGGTTTTCTTAGGCACCTATTTTTATGCGAAAACAACTTCTTGTCTTGATTTTTTTTTTGTATTAAAAGATTGCTGAGAAGATGCAAAGGAAAGAAAAACGAGTCAAAAGCAGAAACCAGAGCAAACCTCAACTAGCCAAACCCTAAGAGCTACCAAAAGTGAATGGGAAAACCAACACAGAGGAAAACTCCTACTGCCATGGTCGAGGCTGCATGATCATCAGATTATTTTCTCATTCTAAGTTCAGCTTGATGTGAATTGCTCACGGCACTTTAAATATTCCATCACTACATCTCTAAAGGCTTGGTTTCAGCCAACATAAAACACAAAGAACTCACCCTCTACTCAGATGAGAACGGGATGCGCTAGAAATTAGTTAGTTTGAGGCTAAGTTTGTGACTGTTGAACTGCTAAATTATCTTACAATTTGATCTGGAAAAAAGCTATAAAAAAGCTAAGTTTGTGATTGCTAAAATATGGAATATATATTATTAATTTGGTGAGAAGAAACGGCTCTGAAATATGCAAAAGTAAGTTATTCCAAGCAGTTAAATAGGCAAAAATAATTTGGTGAATGGAACTACCAAAATCTACGGCGACACAAGGCTACTCTGTTCTttgatagcattgcataatttgACGGCTATTGGAAACGAATGCAAGATGCAGGAGAGGAACTTTGGGAGATGTTGAATATACCTGCATGATATAATCAGGCCTGTTAGACTGCTACATTGTATACTTTCTCAGTCTATGTGAAAACAAGCTCAGCGTTTGGTGGATTTCTCAATTTAAGTTACTTGCTACGAAGCAAAGCAGATCCTTATGCTTCAGGAGCCAGTGGAGATGCTCGTTCCTCTTGGAACGGCGCACGAGCGCATTGAGAGGTGCTTTGTTTGCCAGCAATACTAACCGAAGGTTGTGCGCCACATCCTCGAATATCCAGTTCTGTCAATATGGCAAGCATATGTAATCGGCTGGCCATGAATGGCTGACTTTCTATGACCCCCATACTGTCAGATGATAAAGATGAAAGATCCATCTCCAACCTCTCGAGACACTCATCCATCTTTTTCAGCAGGTTCGTCGACATTTCATGCAACTCCCACACCCATGTGTCGGTACGCTTACACTCCCTGCTGTACATATTCTTTGGCATCCAGAGGAGTACCTGCTGGCGCAAGATTTCAAAGAAGTTTGAGAGCTCCTCAAGGTCTGTCCTTGACACCATCATGGAATCTGATCCAAGTCCATCCAGAACCAATTCGACAATTTCATTGGCAAACGGGAGGACCTGCTCGATCACCTTGGTAGGAGAATTGGAGGCAACGAGCCCTGAGAGTGGCAAGCAGAGCACCGATGCAAGTGTATGACGGCATGACTTGTAGAGGCGATCCTTGTTGCCCGCGGTCAGAGAAAGCAAGCGGCAGAATTCCAGGAGCACCGGCGCCGTGACGAGCATTACATTGGGCGGTAAGGTCGCAGGGTCAGTGCTGAGAAAGCACCTGATGGCGCGCTCGGCGTAGAAGCGCGAGGAGGAGAAATCTGAGAGGTAGAGGTGAACCAGCGCAATGGCGGCGCCGGACTGGAGGAAGATGTCGAGGTACTCCTGGGCGTGGTGCTGGGAGTTCTTGGTGTCGCCCTTGGCCCTGCGATCATTCCGGTTCTGCTCGTTGGCGTGGTCGCAGCAGAAGATGTACTCCTTGACGAGGTCTTCCAGGGTGtgggcggtggcggtggcggtgccGGCGTCCCTGGAGGCGCCGGTGGCGGCGATGTGCGAGGCGAGCTGCCAGGCCTTGGGGTGCGGGGTGGAGCGGAGGCGCGCGGCGAGCTGCAGGGTAGAGTCGGGCGGGAGGCCGAGCGAGGCGACGGTGGCCTCCGGCTCCAGCTGGCGCCCCGCGTGCAGGAGGCGCAGGTCGCGGCCGTAGCCGCGGTCGGCGAGGTGGGCGAGCACGGCGGCGACGGTGTCGTCCGCGGCCGCGTGCATCGCGATGGTCTTGCAGTCGGTGGCGCGCACGAAGAAGTGGAGGCGGCGGGAGGGCGGCGCGTAGAAGGACGACGGCGCGCCCGCCGCGCCGGAGTGGGCCGTCGTCATGACGGGCGCCTTGGAGGAGGTCGGGAGGGCGGGCTTCGCGGCGGCGCTTGGCGCGGCGGCGGGGGAATCGCGGAGGGGGCGAGGGTTTTGACGCGGAAATTGGGGGACGACACTGAtggggagggaggaggagaggggctgCTCTGTTTTGCTCGTGGTCAAGACTCAAGACTCTCTCTGCCCCCGTTCTACTTTGagcattttctttttctttttctttttgcgGGGATTAATCCACACACTGATACGGAAGCCGGCCATCCAAATCTAGCCTCAAATGTTCGAAGACATTTCAAACGGAATttaacaaaaataaataaatttgaTACAGTTTTAAACAAATTGGACGGTTTTTATTCAAACTTGGATAGTTTCTACATAAAACTAGGCGTTATTTGGTCCGTGAACTAAAATCAAAAAAATACCCTATATTTGACGGTGACCTCATACGCCATGTCAGGCAGACTGGCGGCACCTTCATCATTGTCGTCCTCAGAGTCGCATGGCGCTCGCGGATGAACTTCTCCGTTCGCTCCTGCGTCGCACGCAGTGTGGCCGCGACCACCGCAGACGTGGGTGGGGGGAGAGACGGGCGGCTGTGGCGGCGGTGGTTTCGTGAAGAGACCACTCATGTACTTGCCCATCTACTCGTCGAGGCGGCAGAGACGGCACTTGCTCCTCTCCGTCGTGGTCTTCGAGATTTCGACCGGTCCATGACCCAGGCCGTTGCGAGCTCCGAGTCGTTGGCAATTTCTGGCGGTGGAACGTCAGACACCGCGAACTCCGCCTCGCACGAGGCGTTGTGCCTACCCCACCACCGTCGCTCCCTGTCCAATACTCCTGTGCCATCATGGCGCTCCGGGAGGATGATTTGTCGCCATTGCTcctgttagagttgtgtcgaatattgtgtacaaggtaggttacagttggacttgtaattgtattgtgtttagataggatatgaaGTCGTGTCCAAGTAGGACGCTTGTAGCACCGGAACGATGTAatctatgccaacataatagcaccggaacgcaAGGGAAGCCGGTGGCATGTGCCGATGCGCATggcgaccgggtgcggtattgtagcggtgtcatggggaggagcgcccatagtcatgcctcggggatgtagccatatcggtgaacctcgttaacaaatctcgatGTCGTGCTCATGtgattgcatggtctccggatgatCAACGGTATGTCTCAGATTAATTCTAACAGCTCCCTCCGCGGCGGGCACTGAGGTAGTGCAATATCCAACCGCACACTTTCGCGGCGATCATGTGGGGCCGGCCACCACCGGCACGACTAGGAGGTGGCAAGAGCAGctcctccttgacgcggctgggaggcggcggcgacaaCTGCTCCTCCTTGACCATGCGGCGTCCGTTTGGACGTCGCGGTTGCATGGGAAGAGCATAGAGAGGAAGGAGGCTCCGACTTGGTGGCGCAGAGAAGTGTCTTCGGTGGCGGCACCGGACCGATGTTGTGGAGGAGCGAGCGACGGAGCATCAACTTCATCTGCTCCTCGTACTCGGTGTCCGTCACTGCATACATCGCGTTCTGCAAGAGGACGGGCGTCTGCGGCAGCTAGTCCTCTTCATCGCCAGAGAAGATGACAATTTCCTTCTTCGCGGAAGAGCTAatgagggggggggggcaacTGGTTCAGATTTATGAAAAATATAGCAAGTAACAGTAAGAAAGTGCAAGTTCATGTATGTATCAGGTTAGAATCATTAGAGAACTCACCTAGTTTCTCAGGGAGTCGTGGAAGTAGGGGACTAGTGGAGATGGGAGGATccaaggaggaagaagacctAGCCAGTCAGGGGAGGAGGCGAGGATCAGGAGCGGCAGAAGTCACCATGGCCCATGGGGGCGACCGGAGGAGCAGTGCGGAGGAGTGGCGGAGGAGGTGAGGAGCAGTGGAGTGCGAAGGGGGAACAGGCGAACAGGGATGGGGCGGGTCACGATCGTTCACGTAGCGCTCAGTGCCTGGGCCTCTCAGTTTCCGCTAGTACTGGGCCAAGAAATGGGCTGTGAGTCATATACAAAATATTTGGGCTTTTGGAAGGGGCGGCCACAGCCCGGAATTGTCCCCACAACGCTCCGCTAGTGCTAGCCACCAAGGGCCAAGACTTGTCTGTCGCCGATGAAGAGGAAAGAGGCGGAGGTGCGCGAAGACTTGGCTCTGAGATGTGGAGTGAAGAGTGTGATGTGGATGACCCCGACACCGTGCTTAAATTGCCATGGTCAGGCCACGCGAACGGACTGTTAGGCCGCTTCAATGCGGAGTAGCGGGCTGAGTTGATTTCTCAGGATGAGTGTCCGCATTGAACTGGCGTCAACCGAGAGGTCGCGTTGATCAGCGCCGCCCTGTCGTACGGTCACATCGCGCGGCGTCAATGCCAGCATCAATGCGACACAGAAAGCGACGCACACATTGGAAAGCGAGGCGAGCGAGGTTTAGGATGAACTAGAGTTGTTGTATGTGTGCGTGGTAGCGATCCGGACGCCGGCAAAGCCCCTACCCCTTCCGGTTTGCTTTTGATTTACGAGAAAAAAGTCTTCTGTATCGGTCCGCGCATGAATGCAAGACTGCATTGGATGACAAAACACATCTGTACCGCACGGTCCACGAATGAGGATGATTTAAGAGTCAGCTTTGAATACGTCCTCGCGATCGCTTATGCCTTTTccttccttttttttcttcttttcttgagACTGCATTTTCCTCCGCCTCTTTTGGGGCTTCAATTATTTAAAGTTGTACATCAACCTACAAACTAGCCAGCATTCATCGCTAAAATAATAAAATATTACTTTACTCCCCGTTTGAATGCAAACATATGCAAAGTTTTCTTAGAATACCACGACCTCATGAAAAACTATGGTTTCATTTACCTTTAGATGCTCGGACCGAATCCGTTGAGTCTTTTAAAGGTGTTCATAAGTTTAGGGTACGCACATGTGCTTATAAAAATTAGTGTGTGTATGTGTTTGCAAGTGTCTAGCACGACGATTGAACCGAATGAATTTTTGGCCGTCGCCGTGCGGCCCTCCTATTGAAGCTCACTGCATCGTTGGATTCCTCAATTCGTTTCCTTTCTCGCGCATGAAAAATAACTCAACTGGAGGGTAGTCACAGCGCTCCCTCCCCCACCATGCGCTCCTTGCGAGGCGCGACAATCGTGTCCATCGGCATCGTCATCCTCAGCAGCTAGCCAGCGTCGTGGTGCCCCTGGCCTGCCGCCATTAGTTGCAGCTCGTGTCGAGGTTGGAAGCTTGCACAGGAGGTCATCGTAGTGCATGTCATCGCATTGATATATCACCCTGACGCCCTTCGTTCCAGCAAGTGTGTGCGCTACTTCATTCTCACCACCGAAACATCGCCCGTTGACAGTTGCAGCATCGGTAGCATCGAGCATCGCAGCAAAAAACACCCTGGCCTTGTCTCTCGGGTCACCGCTTGTCCATGGCCATCACAGCAAAACAAAACGCTTGGCGTAACTTTTGCAGGCTCCGGTTGCAGCCCACTGTTGCGCCACCCATCGTTGTCACAAAAACCGTCGATTGAAGCAAAAAAAATGTCAGTTCTAGCTTCGCCGGCAGCGGTTCAGCATCCCCGTCATCAGTTGCAGCTCCTTTTCGTGCTGCCGGTTGAAACTTTTCTGTCGCAGCTTGCACAAGCAAAGGGCTGGTCGCAACAACAAATCAAGTTGCCGGTTGAAGCTTTTCTAAATCCGGTTGAAGATTTTCTATCGCAGCTTGCACAAGCAAACCGTTGGTCACAGTAACAAATCGTGGTGCCGGTTGAAGCTTTTCTGAAGTCGATTGAAGCTTTTCTGAAGTCGATTGAAGCTTTTCTGCCGCGGCTTGCGCTGGTCACAACAACAAATCGCGCTGCCGGTTGAGCTTTTTTCCAGCCGGTTGAAGATTTTCTGTCACAACTTGCACAAACAGAAGTGTTGGTCACAGTAACAAATCGCGGCGCCGGTTGAAGCTTTTCTGAAGTCGACTGAAGCTTTTCTATCGCGGCTTGCGCTAGTCACAACAACAAATCGCGCTGCCGGTTGAGCTTTTTTTCAGCCGGTTGAAGATTTTCTGTCACAACTTGCACAAACAGAAGTGTTGGTCGCAACAACAAAATTGCCCTGTCAGTTGAAGCTTTTCTATCGGTTGGTTGAAGCTACCGACGATGTCGGTGTATCATCTGCAGAGGTGTGTTCTATCCCCCCGTGTCCGTCGTCTCCAGCGCCAGTAAGTGTCGATTGCAACACGCTCGTGTCTGGGGACCCAAAAACCTAATCCCGACCTGGCCCGAAACAAATAAGAAGTGCACTTTTCCCATTAAATAACCTTCTTTTAATCATTTTGGGGAATATAAATAATATAGCATAGCTATATACCTATCAAGACCCTATTTTTGACTTATTTTAGACTTTTAATTTGGGCCAAATCTGGAGACTGAGCACGGCCCAACCATTGGTCTTCGCGTTTGGGCTGCCAGGTCGGGCTGATTATGCCCAGGTCTTACTTTGGTTGTGTACATCCTAACTATGCAGTCAGCCCTTTTGAGTTAATAAAATTCACCTTTTATCATAGAAAAATTCTAAAGGCTTGGTTTCACACAACCAAAAACCGAAAAGAACTCATCACATCAGAGCCCTCTACTCAGTTGAGAACAAGAAGGGTCAGAAATTAGTTAGCTTGAGGCTAAGTTTGTGACTGTTGAACTATTAGATTATCTTGCAATTTGATGTGAAAAATAGCTACAAAAAGGCTATGTATGTGATTGCTAAACTATGGAATATGTTTTATTAATTTGGTGAGGAAAAACAGTTGTGAAATATGCGAAAGTAAGTTATTCCAAACActtaaataggcaaaaaataatTCAGTGAATGGATACCGAACTATAAAAATCTACGGCGATGCCACGCTACTCTGTTCTCTAACAGCATGACATAATTTGACAGCTATTGGGAGGCATGCAAGATGCAAGTGAGCAACTTTGGAAGATGCTGAATACACATAAATGATATAATCATTGTTGAATAATTATTTCTCAGTTTATGTGAAAACAAGTTCATCGTTCGGTGGATTGCTTTGCTCACAAAGCTTTTTTGAGTCTAAATGCAATGCGAATTCTCACAAGTTTGCCGATGTTTATGTTGTCTTTTTTTGAAATACCCAAAAGAGGTATTAAAGAGACTTGATCTCTACCGGTCTAGGTTCTTCTGGCAGTGTGATGAGCACACACGGAAGTGTCGACTGGCAAAATGGGATATCTTGTGTAGACCTAAGGACCAAGGCGGATTGGGCATTGAAAACTTGAAAATCAAAAATAGGTGCTTGCTTAGCAAATGGCTATTCAAGTTACAAAATGAGGAAGGGGTCTGACAAGAGCTCCTCCACAATAAATACTTATATTCGAAGACCTTATCCCAGGTGGAAGCCAAACCAACCGACTCTCCATTTTGGAAGGGCTTGATGAAGGTCAAGTCTTCTTTCTTTATGAGAGGTTCATTTAAAGTTGGTAATGGTCAATCCACTAGTTTCTGGGAAGATACCTGGCTAGGGGACAATCCGCTTGCGGTTCAGTACTCATCTTTGTATAATACTGTGCGTAAAAAGATGATACAGTTCAATCAGTCCTTGGTTCAACACCTCTGAACATCCAATTCAGGAGGGCCTTGATTGGCGATAAATGGATGGCGTGGCTCCATTTAGTTCGTAGGTTGATGTTGGTCAACCTATCTCATGCGCCTGACGTCTTTAGATGGAGACTAAATATCAATGGGGTGTTTACTGTCAAGTCTATGTATGAAGATCTTATTAACACGGGGCATGTGTTCCGTAGAAAGCATATATGGAAAATCAAAGTACCTGTAAAGATTAAAAATTTTATGTGGTTTGTTCGTAGGGAGGTGATCCTCACCAAAGATAATTTGACTAAACGAAATTGGAATGGATGTAAGAAGTGTTGTTTTTGTGATAAGGATGAAACAATTCAACATCTTTTTATTTCCTGCCCTTTCGCGACTTTGATTTGGCGCACGGTTCATGTTGCATATAATTTGCCACCAACAAGTATCCCAAATTTGTTTGGAACTGGTTGGTTGGTATCAACAAAATACTTAAGGGTCATATCCGTGTAGGGGTTTGTGCCTTACTTTGGGTAATTTGGAATTGCCGGAATGACTGTGTTTTTAATAGGTCCCCCTCTATTAACTTTTTGCAGGTTATATTCAGAGCCACCGCATCGATCCGTATATGGTCATCACTTTAGCGTGGGGACGTTGGGGGGCTCATGGCCTTTGGGTGCAACCGTCTGGAGATGGTTTCACAGGCATTATTCAACCGGTTTGGCTGGCATGTCACTAATAGATTATGTGGTTAAGTCATGTAATCTTTTGTTTGTACCCACTATTTGTggtgttttctttttctttttgccGTTTTAGTTGATactatatactccctccgtccgaaaat
Protein-coding sequences here:
- the LOC125509788 gene encoding uncharacterized protein LOC125509788, which encodes MASQLVESHRAGAEVHKGNDICKKKTVELLEELGLPKGLFPMDDIEEVGHNCESGFVWILQKKKKEHTFNKLNQTVSYDTEVTAFVEKGKMKKVTGVKIEDLSLVEVYVDESSADKVTIKTDTGLSDTHDAAVFALGE